Genomic DNA from Streptomyces sp. NBC_01571:
TAGTGCGGCCGTATGTCATCACCAACGGCCGGGATCTCCCCGAGGGCGACCAGTTCTCGCTGATCACACTGGTCACGGCCGCCGCCGACCACCCCCAGCGGCGGACCCGGCTCTCTCCCGAGGAACAGAGCCTCCTGGAGATGTGCTCCGGCGGTTATCTCTCGGTCGCCGAGATCGCCGGACACATGCGCCTGCCCATGGGCGTGGTGAAGATCCTTCTCAACGCCCTGGCCGAGGGCGGTTACCTCATCACGCGTGCGCCGGTGGCGCGCGCCCGCCTGGTCGACGAGCAGATACTTCAGGAGGTGCTGGATGGTCTCCGGGCCCGTTTTGGATGAGAAGGCGTACGTCCGCGGCGGAGCGGCGCAGACCGCCGTGAAGATCCTGATCGTCGGGCACTTCGCGGTCGGCAAGACCACCTTCGTCGGGACGATGTCCGAGATTCCTCCGCTGTCCACGGAGGAGACGATGACGCAGGCCGGCGAGGAGATCGACGACCTCAAGGGCGTCCGCGGCAAGACCACCACCACGGTCGCCATGGACTTCGGACGCCTGACGATCAGCGATCACGTCGTGCTGTACCTGTTCGGCACGCCGGGACAGCAGCGGTTCGTGCAGATGTGGGAGGACATGGCGCGCGGCGCGCTCGGCGCGCTGGTGCTGGTCGACCCCGAGCGGCTGGCGGACTCCTTCGCCGTCATCGACCTGATCGAGCAGTACGGACTGGCCTACGCCATCGCCGTCAACCGCTTCGACGGTACGCCGATGCGTGAGGAGCACGCCCTGCGCGAGGCCCTGGACCTGCTGCCCGACACGCCGGTCGTCACCTGCGACGCGCGTGACGAGACTTCGTCGGCCAGCGCTCTGATCACCCTCGTTCACTATCTGCAGGACCGTGCCCGCTAGGAGCGACAATGAACACTGATTCCACCGTTCCCGTGCCCCCACCCGGGTGCCCGGCTCACGCCACGGGTGAGCCGGTGCCGCTGCACGGGCCGGAGTTCGCGGCCGATCCGCAGGCCTATTACGAGTACATGCGTCACTACGGGCCGACCGCGCCGGTCGAACTCGCCCCGGGTGTCGAGGCGACCCTGGTCACGGATTACTCGGCGGCGCTCCAACTGCTCCAGAACGCGGGTTCCTTCCGAAAGGACTCGCGACGCTGGCGCGACTTCAACGACGGCGTGATCAGCCCGGACAGCCCGGTCCTTCCGCTTCTCGTGTACCGGCCCAACTGCATGTTCAGTGACGGCGCGGAACACATGCGGCTGCGGCAGGCCGTCACGGACAGTTTCGCGCGCGTCGATTCGCACTGGCTGAGCCAGAGTGCCGAGCGGGTCTCGAACTACCTCATCGCACAGTTCAGTACGCGTGGCTCGGCCGATCTGCTCAACGACTACGCCAAGTTGTTGCCGCTCTTCGTCTTCAACGAACTCTTCGGCTGTCCCGCCGAGATCGGTGACCGCGTTCTTTTCGGTATATCCGGCATCTTCGACGGCGTGAACGCCGAGAAGGCGAACGAGGTGCTGTCCCAGGCGGTGGGCGAACTGGTGGCCCTCAAGCGGTCGCGCCCCGGCGACGACGTCACCTCCTGGCTGATGCAGCATCAGGCGGGCCTGACCAACGAGGAGATGGCGCATCAGCTCGTCCTCCTCCTGGGCGCGGGCGCCGAACCGCTGCGCAACCTCATCTCGAACACCCTGCACCTGCTGCTCACCGACGACCGTTACGCGGCGGGCGGGTTGATCGAGGAGGCGATCGACACCACGCTGTGGAAGAACCCGCCCATGGCCAACTACGCACCGCACTACCCGGCGGCCGACATGGAGTTCGCCGGACAGAAGCTGGCGGCCGGTGATCTGGTCCTGGTCAGCTTCGCGGCGGCCAACACCGACCCGGCGCTCGCCGCGTCCCGCCACGCCTCCAGCAACCGGTCCCACCTGGCGTGGAGTGCCGGCCCGCACGCCTGCCCGGCGAAGGACCCGGCCCGGCTCATCACCGTGGCGGCCATCGAGAACCTCTTCAACCGGCTGCCCGATGTCGAACTGGCGGTCCCCGAGGACAGTTTGACCTGGCGCCCAGGCCCCTTCAACCGGGCCCTGGCCGCGCTGCCGGCCCGTTTCCACCCGGTACGGGCGGTACGGCAGCCGGATGCGCAGCAACAGCCGCAGGCCGCGGCGCGGAGCGAGCAGGGCGGCGCACCGGGTCGGCAGGACCGCGGTGGTCTGTGGAGTTCGTTCCTTTCCTGGTGGAAGGCGTGATCTACGCAACAGTCGGCAACATCCACGCACAGCATGAACTTTCAACCGTGGGGGTAGGGAAGAGCGCGGCATCCGTGTTGTAACACAAGTTAAAGGAGGTGTCGTGGAGCCCTCGTCCACCGACGCCACTTCAGCTCAGCACCGAGCAGCGGCCCACCGTCCCCGACGACCGAACCCGCGGAGGAGTTCCCACCCCCGCCGGGTCATACGCATCACACCGCACAGGCCGGAAGGCGAGATACCCGCCCGCACAGGCGGGTATCTTTTTGCCCTCTCTCCGGAACCCCGCTCCCGCCGGGCGTCCGTCAAGCCCGACCCGTGGCGCGCGAACTCCGCGTCGCACCGGGAGGGTCGCCCATGATCTCCTCCCGTGTCGACGGCCGAAAGATCGTGGCGACCCAGCCACTGGGCACCTTCGTGTCGGACCAGTTACTACGGCTGTGCCGGGCCGTGGGACTGCGCCGGTCCGACGCCGAGGTCTACGCGCGTGTCCTGACGGACTGTCTGGGCAGCGGCGCGGAAAGGCCGTTGGACCAGCCGCCGCCCCACCCGAGCTTCCTGTCCGACGACCACACACCGGTCGAGTACTCCCTCGCCCTCGTCCCTGACGCGCCCCCGACCCTGCGGGTGCTGCTGGAACCGGGGTACGCGGCCGAGACCCTGGCCCAACAGGGCCGTACCGGACTGCGTGTCGTCCGCGCCATGGCGGAGCGATGGGGCTTCTCCACCGACCGGCTCGACGGGTTGGAGGACCTGTTCTTCCCTCCGGACCCCCAGGGCCCCCTGGCACTGTGGATCGCTCTGGAACTGCTTC
This window encodes:
- a CDS encoding DUF742 domain-containing protein; its protein translation is MTDSDKQEPEAAELVRPYVITNGRDLPEGDQFSLITLVTAAADHPQRRTRLSPEEQSLLEMCSGGYLSVAEIAGHMRLPMGVVKILLNALAEGGYLITRAPVARARLVDEQILQEVLDGLRARFG
- a CDS encoding ATP/GTP-binding protein, which codes for MVSGPVLDEKAYVRGGAAQTAVKILIVGHFAVGKTTFVGTMSEIPPLSTEETMTQAGEEIDDLKGVRGKTTTTVAMDFGRLTISDHVVLYLFGTPGQQRFVQMWEDMARGALGALVLVDPERLADSFAVIDLIEQYGLAYAIAVNRFDGTPMREEHALREALDLLPDTPVVTCDARDETSSASALITLVHYLQDRAR
- a CDS encoding cytochrome P450 encodes the protein MNTDSTVPVPPPGCPAHATGEPVPLHGPEFAADPQAYYEYMRHYGPTAPVELAPGVEATLVTDYSAALQLLQNAGSFRKDSRRWRDFNDGVISPDSPVLPLLVYRPNCMFSDGAEHMRLRQAVTDSFARVDSHWLSQSAERVSNYLIAQFSTRGSADLLNDYAKLLPLFVFNELFGCPAEIGDRVLFGISGIFDGVNAEKANEVLSQAVGELVALKRSRPGDDVTSWLMQHQAGLTNEEMAHQLVLLLGAGAEPLRNLISNTLHLLLTDDRYAAGGLIEEAIDTTLWKNPPMANYAPHYPAADMEFAGQKLAAGDLVLVSFAAANTDPALAASRHASSNRSHLAWSAGPHACPAKDPARLITVAAIENLFNRLPDVELAVPEDSLTWRPGPFNRALAALPARFHPVRAVRQPDAQQQPQAAARSEQGGAPGRQDRGGLWSSFLSWWKA